The Rhodothermus profundi genome segment TTGCACGGTATTGCCCGTTCGGTGGCTTTTGGACGGCGGGACGATCTGCTGCGCAATTATTTCGTCCGGGCCCTGGAACGCGAAGACTGGTCAGCGTATCGGGATCGCATTGTAGTGGTCAAGGGGTGTGCCAGTCGGGTTGTACCGGTCGATGCCTATGTGCAGGCGGTGCATCACCTCCAGCAGGTGGCCCGCAAGGTGATGTACGGCGAGCCCTGCTCGTCGGTCCCGCTCTGGCGACGGCCGGAAGCGCGTTCTCAGCCTACAGCCCGAGCCGTGCGCCCAGCCCTGCCCGACAGGGGGACATCGCTCAGTTAATGAAGGCCCGCTTCAGGTCGCTCCACGAAGGCACGTCGCCCTGCTGGCGATCGGTCCAGCGTTCCAGTGCCCAGAGTCCGCTAGGTTGCTGCGTAATTTCCCAGATCAGCCGCCCTTCGACAATAGTCGGAGCGTCTGGATGCGTGTGGGGTACCGTGAGCCGGTAGGATGCCTCCAGTACATAACGACGCTCGCTGTCGAAGCTGGCTCGCTCGTTGGAGAGCTGTAGCTGCGGCGTTGCCGAAGGAGACACGGCCGCTACCATGGCCGTGAAGTACTGCTCTTCCCGCGCCCGATTCCAGCCAGCCCATAGCGCCGGGTCGCGGCTCTGCGCCGTAGCGGTCGGGATAAACGTAAACGGCTCCGCCAGCGAGCGCACATAGTTGCCCGCATTCTGCTCCGCAATAGCGGCCTGCAGATTCTGCACCACGCGTTCTGGCGTATCGGGTTGCAGAAACGTACCGCTTTCTGCCACAGGTGCCTCAGGCTCACGCGGCGCAAACAGATCGCACCCGAGCAATCCTACCAGTACCA includes the following:
- a CDS encoding DUF2480 family protein yields the protein MEPIVNRVAQSDIVVYNLEALWDGHPIVELDLAPFLEEGLILREKPFRQQVQAHDWSQYADQHVAIYCSTEAIVPIWAYMLVATRLHGIARSVAFGRRDDLLRNYFVRALEREDWSAYRDRIVVVKGCASRVVPVDAYVQAVHHLQQVARKVMYGEPCSSVPLWRRPEARSQPTARAVRPALPDRGTSLS